Proteins co-encoded in one Flavobacterium sp. M31R6 genomic window:
- a CDS encoding D-2-hydroxyacid dehydrogenase, translated as MKILANDGISKSGIVALEKAGFEVITTKVAQEQVANFVNKNNISVILVRSATKVRKDIIDACPGLKIIGRGGVGMDNIDVEYAKSKGIHVINTPASSSESVAELVFAHLFTGVRFLHDSNRNMPLEGDTNFDGLKKAYANGLELRGKTLGIIGMGRIGQATAKMAIGLGMKVIYSDTHIPKKDIKVPFFDGQSISISLVSQTQESLFQESDFISLHVPAQDTHVIGEKELEMMKDGVGIVNCARGGAIDEVALVKALDSGKVLFAGLDVYESEPSPEITILMNPKISLTPHIGAATEEAQDRIGTELAHQIISLLSKSLVS; from the coding sequence ATGAAAATATTAGCAAACGACGGAATTTCAAAAAGCGGTATTGTCGCTTTAGAAAAGGCTGGATTTGAAGTTATCACTACAAAAGTAGCTCAGGAACAAGTGGCTAATTTTGTGAACAAAAATAATATAAGTGTCATATTGGTTCGTAGTGCCACAAAGGTTCGCAAGGATATAATTGACGCTTGTCCGGGTCTTAAAATTATTGGGCGTGGTGGTGTAGGAATGGATAATATTGACGTTGAGTATGCCAAAAGCAAGGGGATTCATGTCATAAATACCCCAGCTTCGTCATCAGAGTCCGTTGCTGAATTGGTTTTTGCCCATTTGTTTACCGGTGTACGATTTTTACATGACTCGAATAGAAATATGCCTTTGGAAGGAGATACCAATTTTGATGGGCTGAAAAAAGCTTATGCAAATGGTCTTGAGTTAAGAGGAAAAACACTTGGAATTATAGGAATGGGACGTATCGGTCAAGCTACCGCAAAAATGGCTATCGGACTTGGAATGAAAGTGATTTATAGTGATACACATATTCCAAAAAAAGATATAAAAGTACCTTTTTTTGATGGGCAGTCTATTTCTATATCACTGGTTTCACAAACTCAGGAATCTTTATTTCAGGAATCTGATTTCATTTCATTGCATGTACCTGCCCAGGATACACATGTTATTGGTGAAAAAGAATTAGAAATGATGAAAGACGGTGTTGGAATTGTAAACTGTGCAAGAGGTGGTGCTATTGATGAGGTGGCACTTGTAAAAGCATTGGATAGTGGTAAAGTGTTATTCGCGGGATTGGATGTTTATGAGAGTGAACCAAGTCCCGAAATTACTATTTTAATGAATCCGAAAATTTCTTTAACTCCTCATATTGGTGCTGCAACTGAAGAAGCCCAAGACAGAATTGGTACTGAACTTGCACATCAAATTATTAGTTTGTTAAGTAAATCATTAGTTAGCTAA
- a CDS encoding DUF937 domain-containing protein translates to MFEQLTQLVQQFGQEAVVNNNAIPNEHNEAVMSEAGNSIFSSLQKMASEGGIEKLAGLLQGNNAQDPSNPAVQQITQQLTGSLGEKFGLNSNDAAGVASSMIPQILGGLVNKANDPNDSFQITDLIGAISGGGAQTSGIMDAISKYGTQFGLDQNADGKLDMNDAIAVTKSSGGIGGFLGKLFGK, encoded by the coding sequence ATGTTTGAGCAATTAACACAATTAGTGCAACAATTTGGACAGGAAGCAGTTGTGAATAACAATGCGATTCCAAATGAACATAATGAAGCGGTAATGAGTGAAGCAGGAAATTCCATATTTTCTAGTTTGCAAAAAATGGCTTCCGAAGGAGGAATCGAGAAACTTGCTGGACTACTCCAAGGGAATAATGCTCAAGATCCTTCGAACCCAGCTGTTCAACAAATTACGCAACAACTTACAGGAAGTTTGGGAGAGAAATTTGGTTTAAATAGCAATGATGCTGCTGGAGTGGCCAGTAGTATGATTCCTCAAATACTAGGAGGATTAGTTAATAAAGCCAATGACCCGAATGACAGTTTTCAAATAACGGATTTAATTGGGGCTATTTCTGGAGGTGGCGCTCAAACATCTGGAATAATGGATGCCATTTCAAAATATGGAACTCAATTTGGTTTGGACCAAAATGCCGATGGAAAACTGGATATGAATGATGCTATTGCAGTGACCAAAAGTAGTGGTGGTATTGGTGGCTTTTTAGGAAAACTTTTTGGGAAATAA
- a CDS encoding DUF6146 family protein — protein MKNLIYILIVLLTIIGCSASKSNVASTEKTKTAGNDTIKIENKELEYEVIIIEPGFDFWLESTAYPRGYYSQSYLENKNNYYVMEWNNRVHQPQIYSPNLYEMTIDYNPTINYGYEVNYLIYNYMIYFQNKYNQRLYGRVPAR, from the coding sequence ATGAAAAATTTAATTTACATATTGATTGTTCTTTTGACAATTATAGGATGTAGTGCTTCTAAATCTAATGTTGCAAGTACAGAAAAAACAAAAACTGCAGGTAATGACACTATAAAAATTGAAAATAAGGAACTCGAATACGAAGTGATTATCATTGAACCAGGTTTTGATTTTTGGTTAGAATCAACGGCCTATCCAAGAGGATATTATTCACAATCCTATTTAGAAAACAAAAATAATTATTATGTAATGGAATGGAATAACCGTGTCCACCAACCACAAATCTATTCTCCTAATTTATATGAAATGACTATCGATTACAATCCAACTATTAATTATGGTTATGAAGTAAACTATCTTATCTACAATTATATGATTTATTTCCAAAACAAATACAATCAACGATTGTATGGGCGAGTACCAGCAAGATAG
- a CDS encoding ATP-binding protein, which produces MKKIEVKKTKPKIILLVVGMNVFSILLVLTILLYITNIKKSILDNYNNQFQDEITRITQLGFNQIVASMERNDLVDYLKTKDSSLYNEMYADPSFFKSDYIGVYGLDNKIINHTNSTKIKEVDFVPKEALLALNKLGKSRFYLKTSDGIIQVFGITIAKSNGTINQKPVGYFIVARKIDSSFKQSVEKITNSTITVFNNQKSKVTKNYILQYKVDLKDYKNQFVARVYFERPFEKFIATILKSLYFILFVSLLLLLFSFIYTEKWISVPLNAITKALETGNKESIEILKNTEGDFKNIGTLFEENAKQKSKLVKAKLKAEESDKLKSSFLSNLSHEIRTPMNAIVGFTELLMNTDLEEEEKQEYLSVIDKSGKNLIAIIDDLIEMSKIESDQTKPNYAAVNMESCIKDLYDSIKITNKRAKKIDFKLIESKKPAPFPVKTDEVKLKQIITNLVTNALKFTEQGSVELGYEIDEPNNKIVFKIKDTGFGIDENNQQYIFDRFRRVGGDHTVKIGGLGLGLAISKAYAEMLGGTITLESKLGKGSEFYFTIPLEYVKSQRISVQPVNELTIFKGEEKGTILIAEDDNINFLLFQKIMKGKNFRIIRAENGQEAVDICFNNPNIDLVLMDIKMPIMDGFEALEKIMPIRPNLPIIAQTAFASNEDKDRIFRAGFTDYITKPINRERLFETIEVILKKKVS; this is translated from the coding sequence ATGAAAAAAATAGAAGTTAAAAAAACGAAACCAAAAATAATCTTGCTTGTTGTAGGCATGAATGTTTTTTCAATACTATTGGTTTTAACCATACTATTGTATATAACTAATATCAAGAAAAGTATTTTAGATAATTACAATAACCAATTTCAAGATGAAATTACTAGAATTACGCAACTTGGTTTCAACCAAATTGTTGCTTCAATGGAGAGAAATGATTTGGTGGATTATCTTAAAACTAAAGATTCGAGTTTGTATAACGAAATGTATGCTGATCCAAGTTTCTTTAAATCTGATTATATAGGGGTTTATGGTTTGGACAATAAAATTATTAATCATACTAATTCAACTAAAATAAAAGAAGTTGATTTTGTTCCAAAAGAAGCTTTACTAGCTTTGAATAAATTAGGTAAATCCCGCTTTTATTTAAAAACATCCGATGGGATAATTCAAGTATTTGGCATTACCATTGCAAAATCAAATGGAACTATAAATCAGAAACCTGTAGGTTATTTTATAGTAGCCAGAAAAATTGATTCGTCTTTTAAACAAAGTGTAGAAAAAATAACCAATTCAACGATAACAGTATTCAATAATCAAAAAAGCAAAGTCACAAAGAATTACATTCTTCAATATAAAGTGGATTTGAAAGATTACAAAAATCAATTTGTTGCACGTGTTTATTTCGAAAGACCTTTTGAAAAATTTATTGCTACCATTTTAAAAAGTCTTTATTTTATTTTATTTGTTTCTTTATTATTGTTATTGTTTAGCTTTATTTATACCGAAAAATGGATTTCTGTCCCTTTAAACGCTATCACCAAAGCATTAGAAACTGGGAATAAGGAATCCATCGAAATTTTAAAAAACACGGAAGGGGATTTTAAAAACATCGGAACTCTTTTTGAAGAAAATGCCAAGCAAAAAAGTAAATTGGTAAAAGCAAAATTAAAAGCCGAAGAAAGTGATAAACTAAAATCTTCCTTTTTGTCCAATTTGTCACATGAGATAAGAACTCCCATGAATGCCATAGTCGGTTTTACGGAATTACTGATGAATACCGATTTAGAAGAGGAAGAGAAACAGGAATATTTATCGGTTATTGACAAAAGCGGAAAAAATTTGATTGCTATTATTGATGATCTTATTGAAATGTCAAAAATAGAATCCGATCAAACAAAGCCTAATTATGCCGCTGTCAATATGGAATCTTGCATCAAAGATTTGTATGACAGTATTAAAATCACAAATAAAAGAGCTAAAAAAATTGATTTCAAACTAATTGAAAGCAAAAAACCGGCACCATTTCCAGTAAAAACGGATGAGGTTAAACTGAAACAAATTATTACAAATTTGGTTACTAATGCGTTAAAGTTTACAGAGCAGGGTTCTGTTGAATTAGGTTATGAGATTGACGAACCAAATAATAAAATTGTATTCAAGATAAAAGACACTGGTTTTGGGATTGATGAAAATAATCAACAATACATCTTTGATCGCTTTAGAAGAGTGGGAGGAGACCATACAGTTAAAATTGGCGGACTTGGTTTGGGACTTGCGATTTCAAAAGCCTATGCCGAAATGCTGGGAGGAACCATTACATTAGAATCGAAACTGGGAAAAGGTTCCGAATTTTATTTTACCATTCCTTTGGAATATGTGAAATCACAAAGAATATCGGTTCAGCCTGTTAATGAACTTACTATTTTTAAAGGTGAAGAGAAAGGAACTATATTAATTGCAGAGGATGATAATATTAATTTCTTGCTGTTTCAGAAAATAATGAAAGGAAAAAATTTCAGGATAATTCGTGCCGAAAATGGCCAAGAAGCCGTTGATATTTGCTTTAATAACCCAAACATAGATTTGGTGTTAATGGATATCAAAATGCCTATTATGGATGGATTCGAAGCTCTTGAAAAAATTATGCCAATAAGACCCAATCTTCCCATAATTGCACAAACCGCATTTGCATCCAATGAAGATAAGGATCGAATTTTTAGGGCTGGATTTACGGATTACATAACAAAACCCATTAACAGAGAACGATTGTTTGAAACAATAGAAGTAATTCTAAAAAAGAAAGTTTCTTAA
- a CDS encoding DUF6787 family protein → MKGLKQRWGLTSNWQLAVIFVVFAITGSASAYLSKPFCVWLGIGKEELGHWYTPIRLLLIFPIYQVLLVAIGFLFGQFKFFWAFEKKMLKGMGFGFMFKE, encoded by the coding sequence ATGAAAGGATTGAAACAACGTTGGGGACTTACATCCAATTGGCAATTAGCCGTCATATTTGTTGTTTTCGCCATTACAGGATCAGCTTCAGCTTATTTATCCAAACCCTTTTGTGTGTGGTTGGGAATCGGGAAGGAAGAATTAGGCCACTGGTACACCCCGATTCGTCTACTACTAATTTTTCCTATTTATCAAGTTTTATTGGTAGCAATAGGTTTTCTTTTTGGTCAATTTAAATTCTTTTGGGCTTTTGAAAAAAAAATGCTCAAGGGCATGGGTTTTGGGTTTATGTTTAAAGAGTAG
- a CDS encoding DNA topoisomerase IV subunit B: MSDQNQYTEDNIRSLDWKEHIRMRPGMYIGKLGDGSSPDDGIYILLKEVLDNCIDEFVMGAGKTIEVTIKDKTVSVRDYGRGIPLGKVIDVVSKMNTGGKYDSLAFKKSVGLNGVGTKAVNALSNYFRVESVREDKQKAAEFSGGNLVLEEDVVETTKRKGTKVTFTPDETIFKNYKFRFEYVIKMLKNYCYLNNGLTIIFNGEKYYSENGLKDLLEETIHADDLEYPIIHLKGDDIEMALTHSKTQYSEEYHSFVNGQNTTQGGTHLAAYREAIVKTIREFYNKSFEASDVRKSVVSAISIKVMEPVFESQTKTKLGSTDIGSEPGMPSVRTFVNDFVKTKLDNYLHKNPATADALLRKILQAERERKELSGIRKLATDRAKKANLHNKKLRDCRAHLPDTKNPKSLESTLFITEGDSASGSITKSRDVNTQAVFSLRGKPLNSYGMSKKIVYENEEFNLLQAALDIEDGLEKLRYNNIVIATDADVDGMHIRLLLITFFLQFFPELIKEGHLYILQTPLFRVRNKKETIYCYSEEERKDAIEKLKPKPEITRFKGLGEISPDEFKNFIGETIRLDPIMMDKNTSIEQLLSFYMGKNTPDRQDFIIKNLKVEIDVLEEVK; encoded by the coding sequence ATGTCAGATCAAAATCAATATACCGAAGATAATATCCGTTCTCTCGATTGGAAAGAACATATCCGTATGCGTCCCGGGATGTACATTGGGAAACTAGGTGACGGGTCTTCACCAGATGATGGTATTTATATTTTATTAAAAGAGGTTCTCGACAACTGTATCGATGAATTTGTAATGGGTGCTGGTAAAACCATTGAAGTAACCATTAAAGATAAAACGGTTAGCGTTCGTGATTATGGCCGTGGAATTCCATTGGGGAAGGTAATTGATGTTGTTTCCAAAATGAATACCGGAGGTAAATACGATTCCTTGGCCTTCAAAAAATCCGTTGGTTTGAATGGAGTCGGGACAAAAGCCGTAAATGCATTGTCCAATTATTTTCGCGTGGAGTCTGTTCGTGAGGACAAACAAAAAGCTGCCGAGTTTTCAGGCGGTAATTTGGTTCTTGAAGAAGATGTTGTTGAAACTACCAAGAGAAAAGGTACTAAAGTAACTTTTACACCTGATGAAACCATCTTCAAAAATTATAAATTCAGATTTGAGTATGTAATCAAAATGCTTAAAAACTATTGTTATTTGAACAATGGGCTGACGATAATTTTTAATGGAGAAAAATATTATTCTGAAAATGGATTAAAAGATTTATTAGAAGAAACCATTCACGCTGATGATTTAGAGTATCCTATCATTCATCTCAAAGGGGATGATATTGAGATGGCTCTGACGCATAGTAAAACCCAATATAGTGAAGAATATCACTCTTTTGTAAATGGACAAAACACGACACAGGGAGGAACGCATCTCGCAGCTTATCGTGAAGCAATTGTAAAAACAATTCGAGAATTTTATAATAAAAGTTTTGAAGCTTCGGATGTACGTAAATCGGTGGTGAGTGCCATTAGCATCAAAGTGATGGAACCTGTTTTTGAGTCACAGACCAAAACCAAATTAGGTTCTACAGATATAGGTTCCGAACCGGGAATGCCTTCCGTTCGTACGTTCGTAAATGATTTTGTGAAAACAAAACTGGATAATTATTTACATAAGAATCCAGCAACTGCAGATGCCTTATTGCGAAAAATTCTTCAGGCCGAACGCGAGCGTAAAGAATTATCAGGAATTCGAAAATTAGCCACAGATCGAGCCAAAAAGGCTAATCTTCACAATAAAAAATTAAGGGATTGTCGGGCCCACCTTCCAGATACAAAAAACCCTAAGAGCTTAGAAAGTACTTTGTTTATTACCGAGGGAGATTCGGCTTCCGGGTCGATTACCAAATCTCGTGATGTGAATACTCAGGCGGTGTTTAGTTTGCGTGGTAAGCCTTTGAATTCGTACGGAATGAGTAAAAAGATTGTGTATGAAAACGAAGAATTCAATTTATTGCAGGCCGCTTTGGATATCGAAGATGGATTGGAAAAATTGCGTTACAACAACATTGTGATTGCAACCGATGCCGATGTCGATGGAATGCACATTCGCTTACTTTTGATTACTTTCTTTCTGCAGTTTTTCCCGGAATTAATAAAAGAGGGGCATTTGTATATTTTGCAAACACCACTTTTTAGAGTTCGAAACAAAAAAGAAACCATTTATTGCTATTCGGAAGAAGAACGGAAAGACGCTATAGAAAAATTAAAACCAAAACCGGAAATCACTCGATTTAAGGGATTGGGAGAGATTTCACCAGATGAGTTCAAGAATTTCATTGGAGAAACCATTCGTTTGGATCCGATTATGATGGATAAAAATACTTCTATCGAACAATTATTGTCGTTTTATATGGGTAAAAACACTCCTGATAGACAGGATTTTATCATCAAGAATCTGAAGGTTGAGATCGATGTTTTGGAAGAAGTGAAATAA
- a CDS encoding YhcG family protein, with protein MSDNLQNKALFFQVTELLQNARQQVLRTVNSTMVCAYFEIGRMIVEEEQNGKDRAEYGKQLLKGLSEQLTNEFGKGFSLRNLEQFRKFYLSYSKSETVLGIFSIQKTQTLSAELNSINSQVLLSFFKLTWSHYTFLIRIDDEKERRFYEIESEKYNWSVRELKRQYDSALYTRLALSRDKEGILKLSEKGQIIEKPKDLIKDPYILEFLGLPELHQYSESELEEEIINKLEHFLLELGQGFTFVARQNRITFDDKHFRIDLVFYNRVLKCFVLIDLKIGELKHQDLGQMQMYVNYYDREMRLEDENKTIGIVLCQNKSDLVVEYTLPENNEQIFASKYKTILPSREDLIQLISESK; from the coding sequence GTGTCAGACAATCTTCAAAATAAAGCTTTATTCTTTCAAGTAACCGAACTATTGCAAAATGCTCGGCAACAGGTTTTGCGTACTGTAAATTCAACAATGGTTTGCGCCTATTTTGAAATAGGAAGAATGATTGTAGAAGAAGAGCAAAACGGAAAAGACAGAGCCGAATATGGAAAGCAACTATTAAAAGGACTTTCTGAACAATTGACTAATGAGTTTGGGAAAGGGTTTTCATTGAGGAATTTGGAGCAATTCAGAAAATTTTATTTATCTTATTCAAAATCCGAGACAGTGTTGGGGATTTTCAGTATTCAAAAAACGCAGACACTGTCTGCGGAATTGAATTCAATAAATTCTCAAGTACTACTTTCATTTTTCAAGCTGACATGGTCTCATTACACTTTTTTAATTCGAATTGACGACGAGAAAGAGAGACGTTTTTACGAAATAGAATCTGAAAAATACAATTGGAGTGTTCGAGAATTAAAACGGCAATATGATTCGGCACTTTATACACGATTGGCTTTAAGCCGAGATAAAGAAGGGATTTTGAAACTTTCTGAAAAGGGTCAGATTATAGAGAAACCAAAAGATCTTATCAAAGATCCATATATTTTGGAATTTCTAGGATTGCCAGAATTACATCAGTATTCTGAATCGGAGCTGGAAGAAGAGATTATCAACAAACTTGAGCATTTTTTATTGGAATTGGGTCAAGGTTTTACTTTTGTAGCCAGACAAAACAGAATTACTTTTGATGATAAACATTTCCGAATCGATTTGGTTTTTTATAATCGAGTTTTAAAATGTTTTGTTTTAATTGATTTAAAAATAGGCGAATTAAAACACCAAGATTTGGGACAAATGCAAATGTATGTCAATTATTATGACAGAGAAATGCGTTTGGAAGATGAAAATAAAACGATAGGAATTGTGCTTTGCCAAAACAAAAGTGATTTGGTTGTAGAATACACTTTACCTGAAAATAACGAGCAAATATTTGCCAGTAAATACAAAACAATTCTGCCAAGCAGAGAAGATTTAATACAATTAATTTCGGAATCAAAATAA
- a CDS encoding DNA gyrase/topoisomerase IV subunit A — protein MKDEEDDNIIPDSEENNSENHSIDDNQDDNDSDDIIEVEAKHFEGQHFYENTEDENDTITKVTGMYKDWFLDYASYVILERAVPAIEDGFKPVQRRIMHSLKELDDGRYNKVANVVGHTMQYHPHGDQSIGDAMVQIGQKELLIDCQGNWGNILTGDGAAASRYIEARLSKFALEVLYSPKITDWGVSYDGRRAEPNNLPVKFPLLLASGAEGIAVGLSTKVLPHNFNELIDASIKILKGKPFTLYPDFLTQGIADVSNYNDGMRGGRVRVRAKIGQLDKNTLVITQIPFSTNTTTLIDSILKANDKGKIKIKKIEDNTAAEVEILIHLFPGVSPDKTIDALFAFTACETSVAPLGCVIEDNKPLFIGVSDMLKISTNRTVDLLRRELEIQLSELEEQWHFLSLERIFIENKIYRDIEDKTTREDVIQAVDDGLKPFIQHLKRAVTEEDILRLLDIRIMRISKFDSNKAQDKIEALEGNIEQVKYDLEHIIDFAIAYFTRLKEKYGKGRERQTELRIFDDIEATKVVLRNTKLYVNREEGFVGTSLKKDEYVTDCSDIDDVIVFLRNGKMMITKVDAKTFVGKDIIHVAIFDKSDKRTIYNMIYRDGKSGPSYIKRFNVSGVTRDKPYDLTNETAGSQTLYFSCNPNGEAEVITILLRQVGSIKKLKFDIDFASLAIKGRASKGNLVTKYPIKKIELKEKGISTLLPRKIWFDDTVQRLNVDARGELLGEFRPSDKILVISQAGKIKVITPELSTHFDEDMIVLEKWVPKKPISAIYYDGEKERYYIKRFLVETENKEESFITEHANSRLEIVATDYRPVAELVFTKVKGVQKENMTVDIESFIAVKGFKALGNQLTTDKLKQVNLLEPLPYEAPEEIIPEEIEVQGEINSDETDVQLDDDGQVVLF, from the coding sequence ATGAAAGACGAAGAAGACGATAACATAATTCCAGATAGCGAAGAAAATAATTCGGAAAATCATTCTATTGATGACAATCAAGATGATAATGATTCGGATGATATTATTGAAGTAGAAGCCAAACATTTTGAGGGGCAGCATTTTTACGAAAACACAGAGGATGAAAATGATACCATCACCAAAGTTACAGGAATGTACAAAGATTGGTTTTTGGATTATGCTTCCTATGTAATTTTAGAGCGTGCCGTTCCAGCGATTGAGGATGGTTTCAAACCGGTACAACGAAGAATCATGCACTCTTTGAAAGAGTTGGATGATGGTCGTTACAATAAAGTTGCCAATGTCGTAGGTCACACGATGCAATATCACCCGCATGGTGATCAGAGTATTGGTGATGCGATGGTGCAAATTGGGCAGAAAGAATTATTGATTGATTGCCAAGGAAACTGGGGGAATATTCTAACTGGTGATGGAGCTGCGGCTTCTCGTTATATTGAAGCGCGTTTATCAAAATTCGCTTTGGAAGTTTTGTATTCTCCAAAAATTACCGATTGGGGCGTTTCCTATGATGGACGTCGCGCCGAACCAAATAACTTACCGGTAAAATTCCCATTGTTATTGGCTTCTGGAGCAGAGGGAATTGCTGTAGGTCTTTCGACCAAAGTATTGCCCCATAACTTCAATGAGCTGATAGATGCTTCGATTAAAATTTTAAAAGGAAAACCATTTACGTTATATCCCGATTTCTTGACGCAAGGTATCGCCGATGTGTCCAATTATAATGACGGAATGCGTGGTGGACGTGTTCGGGTTCGTGCCAAAATTGGTCAACTCGACAAAAACACCTTGGTAATTACCCAAATTCCATTTTCGACCAATACGACTACTTTGATTGACAGTATTTTGAAAGCCAATGATAAAGGTAAAATCAAAATCAAGAAAATTGAGGATAATACAGCGGCTGAGGTAGAGATTTTAATTCATCTTTTTCCTGGAGTTTCTCCAGATAAAACAATCGACGCTTTGTTTGCATTTACTGCTTGCGAAACTTCGGTAGCGCCATTGGGCTGTGTGATTGAGGACAACAAACCGTTGTTTATTGGGGTTTCGGATATGTTGAAAATTTCGACCAATCGAACCGTTGATCTCTTGAGAAGAGAGTTGGAAATTCAATTGAGCGAGCTCGAAGAGCAATGGCATTTCTTGTCTTTGGAACGTATTTTTATCGAAAATAAAATTTACCGTGATATTGAGGATAAAACAACTCGCGAAGATGTTATACAAGCGGTTGATGATGGTTTAAAACCTTTTATTCAACATCTGAAACGTGCGGTTACTGAAGAAGATATTTTGAGATTATTGGATATCCGAATCATGCGTATCTCAAAATTCGACAGCAACAAAGCGCAAGATAAAATTGAGGCTCTTGAAGGAAATATAGAGCAGGTAAAATACGATTTGGAACACATCATCGATTTTGCGATTGCTTATTTTACAAGATTAAAAGAGAAATACGGAAAAGGCAGAGAGCGCCAAACCGAATTGCGTATTTTTGATGATATTGAAGCGACAAAAGTGGTTTTAAGAAATACTAAATTGTACGTAAATAGAGAGGAAGGTTTCGTTGGAACCAGTTTGAAAAAAGACGAATATGTAACTGATTGTTCGGATATTGATGATGTAATTGTGTTTTTGCGAAATGGGAAAATGATGATAACCAAAGTCGATGCCAAAACATTCGTTGGTAAAGATATCATCCACGTTGCTATTTTTGACAAAAGTGACAAACGTACCATTTACAATATGATTTACCGTGACGGAAAATCAGGACCATCGTATATCAAACGATTCAATGTTTCGGGAGTTACCCGTGATAAACCGTATGATTTGACCAATGAAACTGCTGGTTCGCAAACTTTGTATTTCTCTTGTAATCCGAATGGAGAAGCTGAGGTGATTACAATTTTATTGCGTCAGGTAGGAAGTATCAAGAAACTGAAATTCGATATCGACTTTGCTTCTTTGGCAATCAAAGGGCGTGCTTCCAAAGGGAATTTGGTAACCAAATATCCTATCAAAAAAATTGAATTGAAGGAGAAAGGAATTTCAACTCTATTGCCAAGGAAAATTTGGTTTGATGATACCGTTCAGCGATTAAACGTTGATGCCAGAGGAGAACTGTTAGGCGAATTTAGACCAAGTGACAAAATTCTAGTTATTTCACAGGCAGGAAAAATTAAAGTTATTACTCCTGAACTGAGTACTCATTTTGATGAAGATATGATTGTCCTGGAAAAATGGGTTCCCAAAAAACCAATTTCGGCAATTTATTATGATGGTGAAAAAGAGCGTTATTACATCAAACGTTTCTTGGTGGAAACCGAAAATAAAGAGGAATCTTTCATCACGGAGCATGCCAATTCTAGATTGGAAATCGTAGCAACAGATTATCGTCCTGTAGCCGAATTAGTTTTCACGAAGGTAAAAGGAGTTCAAAAAGAGAATATGACTGTGGATATCGAGTCTTTTATTGCCGTAAAAGGATTTAAAGCACTCGGTAATCAATTGACAACAGATAAATTAAAACAAGTAAACTTATTGGAGCCTTTACCGTATGAAGCTCCAGAAGAAATTATTCCGGAGGAAATTGAAGTTCAAGGAGAAATTAATTCCGATGAAACTGATGTTCAATTGGATGATGACGGACAGGTTGTCTTGTTCTAG
- a CDS encoding PolC-type DNA polymerase III has translation MRDFLKRSKASIFDFLKIPEKSIDETLSNTVESTRFVVLDTETTGFDYDNDRILCIGAVVLQNNVIAIPDSFEIYIHQDHYDKSSAQIHGILKDWVMDKPSELEALQKFLDFLGDDIIIAHHTIFDITMINMALERNGLPQLTNKTLDTAYLYKKTLIMSNLLERKENYALDDLADKFDISKKDRHTAMGDAYITAIAFLKIVKKLKDLKGKTEFTLKDLFK, from the coding sequence ATGAGGGACTTTTTAAAAAGAAGCAAAGCAAGCATATTTGATTTTTTGAAGATTCCCGAAAAATCGATTGACGAAACACTTTCAAATACCGTTGAAAGTACTCGTTTTGTAGTTTTAGATACCGAAACTACAGGCTTTGATTATGATAATGACCGAATACTTTGCATAGGTGCTGTTGTCCTACAGAACAATGTAATTGCAATTCCAGATAGTTTTGAAATTTACATCCACCAAGATCATTACGATAAAAGCAGTGCACAAATTCATGGAATTTTAAAAGATTGGGTTATGGACAAACCTTCCGAATTAGAAGCGTTGCAAAAGTTTTTGGATTTTTTGGGAGATGACATTATCATTGCACACCATACAATCTTTGATATTACAATGATCAATATGGCATTGGAACGAAATGGTCTTCCACAATTAACGAATAAAACATTGGACACTGCGTATCTTTATAAAAAAACACTCATTATGTCTAATTTACTGGAACGCAAAGAAAACTATGCCTTAGATGATCTTGCCGATAAATTTGACATCTCCAAAAAAGACCGCCACACCGCTATGGGTGATGCTTATATCACTGCAATTGCTTTTTTAAAAATCGTAAAAAAATTAAAGGATCTAAAAGGAAAAACAGAATTCACTTTAAAAGATTTGTTTAAATAA